The following are encoded in a window of Streptomyces sp. 11x1 genomic DNA:
- a CDS encoding M48 family metalloprotease: MGATLRALRALVLLAGFYLLGVILLAALAGADYLLHLHAPSGVAAKLYLVSVLLAIPLVRGLFMLRTPKGEELPGLPVTETDEPELWRTVRELADQVGTRAPSRIVLTADVNAAVTEDARLLGLLPGPRRLYLGVPLLQGLTEAQLRAVLAHELGHYSNSDTRLAALTVRGRAQVLRTVRHFEERADKTAGRERARQEKKNAKAAAKGKKTREIDTRHAGVTYRVMAKIYIGYAKLYIRATLAGSRRQEYAADLASVRVAGRDATASALREIPALDAAYDFYMNSYATLGAEARLMPPRGEFFGGYGRMLSARQLELVGLRTDLPTEPASPYDSHPPIADRVERIEALPADSRADEARGAALGLLADPDRTLAALEDAVLTEDVLRFGRTAGWQELLDGSMVANFACLDTPLHRALAMYTKERPTPAALLKVIDDGQLWQLARRLPLSDQAAEAQGRAFREFVRPALADALQGMVLAELSAHSRLSWDFSWSEPASVRLAPAPDGTQTDLGAAIEAAVADHPDTRPLRTLLPTPQGPAARETDAPR; the protein is encoded by the coding sequence TGCTCGCGGCGCTCGCCGGCGCCGACTACCTGCTCCACCTGCACGCTCCGTCCGGCGTCGCCGCCAAGCTGTACCTGGTCTCCGTACTGCTCGCGATCCCGCTGGTCCGCGGCCTGTTCATGCTGCGGACACCAAAGGGCGAGGAACTGCCGGGCCTGCCGGTGACCGAGACCGACGAGCCCGAACTGTGGCGGACCGTAAGGGAGTTGGCCGACCAGGTCGGTACCCGGGCGCCCTCCCGGATCGTCCTGACGGCCGACGTGAACGCCGCGGTCACCGAGGACGCCCGGCTGCTCGGCCTGCTGCCCGGCCCGCGCCGCCTCTACCTCGGCGTACCGCTGCTCCAGGGCCTGACCGAGGCGCAGCTGCGCGCGGTCCTCGCCCACGAGCTGGGCCACTACTCGAACTCCGACACCCGGCTCGCGGCCCTCACCGTGCGCGGCCGCGCCCAGGTGCTGCGCACCGTCCGGCACTTCGAGGAGCGGGCCGACAAGACCGCCGGACGCGAACGGGCCCGGCAGGAGAAGAAGAACGCCAAGGCCGCGGCCAAGGGGAAGAAGACCAGGGAGATCGACACCCGGCACGCGGGCGTCACGTACCGCGTGATGGCGAAGATCTACATCGGCTACGCCAAGCTGTACATCCGCGCCACGCTCGCCGGCTCCCGCCGCCAGGAGTACGCCGCCGACCTCGCGTCCGTCCGTGTCGCCGGCCGGGACGCCACCGCGTCGGCGCTGCGCGAGATACCGGCCCTGGACGCGGCGTACGACTTCTACATGAACAGCTACGCCACGCTCGGCGCCGAGGCCCGGCTGATGCCGCCGCGCGGCGAGTTCTTCGGCGGCTACGGCCGGATGCTCTCCGCCCGCCAGCTCGAACTGGTCGGCCTGCGCACCGACCTGCCCACCGAGCCGGCCTCCCCCTACGACTCGCACCCGCCCATCGCCGACCGCGTCGAGCGGATCGAGGCGCTGCCCGCCGACAGCCGCGCGGACGAGGCCCGGGGCGCGGCACTCGGCCTGCTCGCCGACCCGGACCGGACCCTCGCGGCGCTGGAGGACGCGGTCCTCACCGAGGACGTGCTGCGGTTCGGTCGCACCGCCGGCTGGCAGGAACTGCTCGACGGGTCGATGGTCGCGAACTTCGCCTGCCTCGACACCCCGCTGCACCGGGCGCTCGCCATGTACACCAAGGAACGCCCGACGCCGGCCGCGCTGCTCAAGGTGATCGACGACGGTCAGCTGTGGCAGCTGGCGCGGCGGCTGCCCCTCTCGGACCAGGCGGCCGAGGCGCAGGGGCGGGCCTTCCGTGAATTCGTACGGCCCGCGCTGGCCGACGCGCTGCAGGGCATGGTGCTGGCCGAGCTGAGCGCGCACTCCCGGCTGAGCTGGGACTTCTCCTGGTCGGAACCGGCCTCGGTACGACTGGCGCCCGCCCCGGACGGCACGCAGACCGACCTCGGCGCCGCGATCGAGGCGGCCGTCGCCGACCACCCCGACACCCGCCCGCTGCGCACACTGCTGCCCACCCCCCAGGGCCCCGCCGCCCGAGAAACGGACGCACCGCGATGA
- the msrA gene encoding peptide-methionine (S)-S-oxide reductase MsrA: MLFGRTPQLPTPEQALRGRAELPFTVPDRHTVLGTPLLGPYPEGYEVADFGLGCFWGAERKFWQLPAGVWTTLVGYQGGSTENPTYEEVCSGLTGHTEAVRVVYDPALISYERLLQVFWESHNPTQGYRQGNDVGTQYRSAVYTHTPAQAAAAEASREAYQKVLTAAGHGDITTEILPAEGRTFYPAEAYHQQYLDKNPAGYCGIGGTGVSCPIGVAKAEG, encoded by the coding sequence ATGCTCTTCGGCCGCACGCCCCAGCTGCCCACCCCCGAGCAGGCTCTGCGTGGACGCGCCGAGCTGCCGTTCACCGTGCCCGACCGCCACACCGTGCTCGGCACCCCGCTCCTCGGCCCCTACCCGGAGGGGTACGAGGTCGCCGACTTCGGCCTCGGCTGCTTCTGGGGCGCCGAGCGCAAGTTCTGGCAGCTCCCGGCGGGCGTGTGGACGACCCTCGTCGGCTACCAGGGCGGCTCCACGGAGAACCCGACGTACGAAGAGGTCTGCTCGGGCCTGACCGGCCACACCGAGGCCGTCCGGGTCGTGTACGACCCCGCGCTGATCTCCTACGAGCGCCTGCTGCAGGTGTTCTGGGAGTCCCACAACCCGACGCAGGGCTACCGTCAGGGCAACGACGTCGGCACGCAGTACCGCTCCGCCGTCTACACCCACACCCCGGCCCAGGCCGCCGCGGCCGAGGCCTCCCGCGAGGCCTACCAGAAGGTCCTCACCGCCGCGGGCCACGGTGACATCACCACCGAGATCCTCCCGGCGGAGGGCCGCACCTTCTACCCGGCCGAGGCGTATCACCAGCAGTACCTCGACAAGAACCCGGCGGGTTACTGCGGCATCGGCGGGACGGGCGTGTCCTGCCCGATCGGGGTGGCGAAGGCCGAGGGCTGA
- a CDS encoding DUF5707 domain-containing protein has translation MSRRIALSVAAGVVVLGGAGALTLAYAGDESVGPAHSTARYTAPDGDRDGSLTFATDVTAPSGVRSVQVLAWPQDSSFAEDELTAEDMAEVDRAVCEPSGEDTVHCTYSVKVTASDAESSPRGAWHVAVLATAEDGTTTLDREAAGFTVR, from the coding sequence ATGTCCCGACGTATCGCTCTGTCCGTGGCCGCCGGTGTCGTCGTTCTCGGCGGCGCCGGTGCACTCACTCTTGCCTACGCCGGGGACGAGTCGGTGGGGCCGGCGCACAGCACCGCCCGCTACACCGCTCCCGACGGCGACCGCGACGGCTCGCTGACCTTCGCCACCGACGTCACGGCCCCCTCCGGCGTCAGGAGTGTGCAGGTGCTGGCCTGGCCGCAGGACTCGTCCTTCGCCGAGGACGAGCTGACCGCCGAGGACATGGCCGAGGTGGACCGGGCGGTCTGCGAGCCCTCCGGGGAGGACACCGTGCACTGCACGTACAGCGTCAAGGTCACCGCCTCCGATGCGGAGTCCTCCCCGCGCGGCGCCTGGCACGTCGCCGTCCTGGCCACCGCCGAGGACGGCACCACGACCCTGGACCGCGAGGCGGCCGGCTTCACCGTCAGGTGA